A stretch of Pseudomonadota bacterium DNA encodes these proteins:
- the glcF gene encoding glycolate oxidase subunit GlcF, translating to MQTDFTLAQLADPDIAEANKILRACVHCGFCTATCPTYLLLGDELDSPRGRIYLIKDMLEGDKPASPRLVRHIDRCLSCLACMTTCPSSVNYMHLVDQARRRIEETFRRPPLDRWLRSLLAFLLPHPMRFRLALVGAGLLKPIGRHLPGRLGAMFTLAPSRLPGPSSVDRPQIFPAGGVRKKRVALLTGCAQQVLAPEINEATIRLLTRHGCEVVVAQGAGCCGALVHHMGREEAALAAAKANIAAWWRVHEQGGLDAIVINASGCGTVVKDYGYMLRTDAAWADRAKFVSALARDVSELMTELGLEAPRRPIGLRVAYHAACSLQHGQKIHKEPRALLEAAGCHVVEVPEGHICCGSAGTYNLLQPELARSLGRRKAANIAKTGADVVAAGNIGCITQIAEATALPVLHTVELLDWATGGPMPARLG from the coding sequence ATGCAAACCGATTTCACCCTGGCGCAGCTCGCCGATCCGGATATCGCCGAGGCCAACAAGATCCTCCGGGCTTGCGTGCATTGCGGCTTCTGCACCGCCACCTGCCCGACCTATCTCTTGCTCGGCGACGAGCTCGATAGCCCGCGCGGACGCATCTATCTCATCAAGGACATGCTGGAGGGCGACAAGCCGGCGAGCCCGCGCCTGGTCAGGCACATCGACCGCTGCCTCTCCTGCCTGGCCTGCATGACCACTTGTCCATCCAGCGTCAACTACATGCACCTCGTCGATCAGGCGCGCCGGCGCATCGAGGAGACCTTTCGGCGGCCACCGCTCGATCGCTGGCTGCGCAGCCTCCTGGCGTTCCTGCTGCCGCATCCCATGCGCTTCCGCCTGGCGCTCGTCGGCGCCGGCCTCCTCAAGCCCATCGGGCGCCACCTGCCCGGCAGGCTCGGCGCCATGTTCACTCTAGCTCCGTCACGCCTTCCCGGGCCCTCGAGCGTCGACCGGCCCCAGATCTTTCCGGCTGGCGGGGTCCGCAAGAAGCGCGTGGCGCTGTTGACCGGCTGCGCCCAGCAGGTGCTGGCCCCGGAGATCAACGAGGCGACGATCCGGCTATTGACCCGCCATGGCTGCGAGGTGGTCGTGGCCCAGGGGGCCGGATGCTGCGGGGCCTTGGTTCACCACATGGGCCGCGAAGAAGCAGCGCTCGCTGCCGCCAAGGCCAACATCGCCGCCTGGTGGCGGGTGCACGAGCAGGGCGGGCTCGATGCAATCGTCATCAATGCGTCGGGCTGCGGCACCGTGGTCAAGGACTACGGCTACATGCTCCGCACCGATGCCGCATGGGCGGACAGGGCCAAATTCGTCTCGGCGCTCGCCCGGGACGTGAGCGAGCTCATGACCGAGCTCGGCTTGGAGGCACCGAGAAGGCCGATTGGATTGCGCGTTGCCTATCACGCGGCCTGCTCGCTGCAGCACGGCCAGAAGATTCACAAGGAGCCCCGGGCGCTCTTAGAGGCTGCCGGCTGCCACGTTGTCGAGGTGCCGGAGGGGCACATCTGCTGCGGCTCGGCCGGGACCTATAATCTCCTGCAGCCGGAGCTGGCCCGGAGCCTGGGGCGGCGCAAGGCCGCGAACATCGCCAAAACCGGCGCCGACGTGGTGGCCGCCGGCAATATCGGCTGCATCACCCAGATCGCCGAGGCGACGGCGCTCCCGGTCTTGCACACGGTCGAGCTTCTGGACTGGGCGACCGGCGGTCCGATGCCGGCACGGCTCGGATAG